GTCCCGGCCGGCGGCTCGGTCGTCATCGGCGGCGCGAACAACGCCTCCGCCGTCCTGTCGAGCAGCCGTGAGGCCGTCAAGGACGGCGACGCGCAGAAGGTGACCTTCACCTTCAGCGAGACCGGCGAGGTCAGCCTGCGCGCCTTCGTCGTCCCCGCCGAGAGCTACTTCTCCAAGTGGGGCCCGACCGACATCCCGAGCGCCGCGGCGTCCCCCTCCGCGAGCGCGTCGGCGTCCCCCTCCGGGTCCGCTTCGGGCGCGGCCGCCGAGGGCGGTACCTCCGAGTCCGGATCGGCCTCCCCGTCGGACACGGCCTCCGCGTCGGCGTCGGAGTCGGCGGCCGGTCACTGACCTCGTACGCGCACACGCACACGCACACGCACACAAGGAGGGCGGCACCCCACACGGGGCGCCGCCCTCCTTGCGCACTCGACCATCCCCCACGCACCCCTCGCACCGCTACGCGGGCTTCGGAGTACTGCGCCGGACTCCGTCCGACGGCCACAACGGCCACCGCCGGTCCGGTTTACGGCTCGAACTTGCAGCCGAGGCCTCGAACCGTCACCAGGTACCGCGGTGCACCGGGGTCGGGCTCGAGCACCATCCCCCACGCACCCCTCGCACCGCTACGCGGGCTTCGGAGTACTGCGCCGGACTCCGTCCGACGGCGACAACGGCCACCGCCGGTCCGGTTTACGGCTCGAACTTGTAGCCGAGGCCTCGAACCGTCACCAGGTACCGCGGTGCACCGGGGTCGGGCTCGATCTTGGCGCGTAGGCGCTTGACGTGGACGTCGAGGGTCTTGGTGTCGCCCACGTAGTCGGCGCCCCAGACCCGGTCGATGAGCTGCATACGGGTCAGGACCCGGCCGGCGTTGCGCAGCAGCATCTCCAGGAGGTCGAACTCCTTGAGGGGGAGGTCGACCTTGGAGCCGGAGACCGTCACGACGTGGCGGTCGACGTCCATGCGCACCGGGCCGGCCTCCAGGGCCGCCGGGGTCACCTCCTCCGGCTCGCCCCGGCGGCGCAGGACGGCCCGGATACGGGCGACCAGCTCGCGCGAGGAGAAGGGCTTGGTGACGTAATCGTCGGCTCCTATCTCCAGGCCGACGACCTTGTCGATCTCGCTGTCCTTCGCGGTCACCATGATCACGGGGACGTTGGAGCGGCCGCGCAGCTGACGGCACACCTCCGTACCGGGCAGGCCCGGCAGCATCAGGTCGAGGAGCACGAGGTCGGCGCCGTTGCGCTCGAACTCGTCGAGTCCGTCGGGCCCGGTGGCCGCGATGGCGACCTCGAAGCCTTCCTTGCGGAGCATGTACGACAGGGCGTCGGAAAAGGACTCCTCGTCCTCGACGACGAGCACTCGGGTCACGGAAGGACCTCCGGGGCGGAAAGCGTCCGGTACGCGGACGAATCGGGGGATGAGGCGCGGGGTGGTGTCTGGGTGGAGCGGTGAGGGGAGGAGTGACCGACCTCGTCGAGGCCGTCGGCGTCATCGATGTCGTCGATGTCGTCGATGTCGTCGACCTCGTCCGGGTCGGGGTGCTGTTGCGCGCGGTCGCGGGCCACGCCCGCCTCCGGTAGGCGCAGGGTGAACGTGGAGCCCTGGTTCTCGGCGCTCCACACCGTGACCTCCCCGCCGTGCGAGGCGGCCACGTGCTTGACGATCGCCAGCCCGAGACCCGTACCGCCCGTCTGGCGGGAGCGGGCCGGGTCGACGCGGTAGAAGCGCTCGAAGATGCGCTCCTTGTCCTTGTCGGAGATGCCGATACCCTGGTCGGTCACGGCGATCTCGATCAGGTCCCCGCCCGGCGCGCTCACCCGGCGGGCGGCTATGCCGACGCGGGTCCGGGCGGGCGAGTAGTTGACGGCGTTCTCGACCAGGTTGCCGAGGGCGGCGGCCAGCTGGCCCCGGTTCCCGAAGACGCGCAGGTCGGCGGTGCCGCCGGCGGCCATGGTGATCTGCTTGGTCCCGGCCTGGTGACGGCAGCGGTCGACGGCCTCGGCGACCAGTTCGTCGATGCCGACCGGCTCGGCGTCCTCGAGAGGATCGTCGTTCTGGACCCTCGAGAGGTCGATGAGCTCCTGGACCAGGCTGGTCAGCCGGGTGGCCTCGATCTGCATACGGCCGGCGAACCGCTCCACCGCCTCCGGATCCTCCGAGGCGTCCATGACGGCCTCGGAGAGGAGGGAGAGCGCGCCGACCGGGGTCTTCAGCTCATGACTGACGTTCGCCACGAAGTCCCGCCGGACCGCCTCGATACGACGGGCCTCGGTGAGGTCCTCCACGAGCAGGAGGACCAGCCGGGAGCCCAGCGGGGCCACTCTGGCGGACACGGCGAGAGCCTCGCCGCGCCCGGTCCCGCGCCGGGGAAGGTCCAGCTCGACCTGGCGTATCTCTCCGTCGCGTCTGGTGTCCCGGGCCATCTTGAGCATGGGCTCGACGCTGAGCCGGCCGCCGCGTACCAGCCCGAGGGCGTAGGCGGCGGAGCTGGCCTTCACGACGGCGTCGGCCTCGTCGAGCACGACGGCGGAGGAGCGAAGCACGGAGAGGACGGTGTCCACACCCGGCGGAAGCACCGGGTCCGTGTGCAGCGAGGTGCGCGTGGGGCGCTTCTGCTCCCGCTCGCTCCAGCGGAACGCCAGCATGGCGATGACACCGGTGAGTACCCCGGCGATCGCTGCCGCTGCGGCGACCGCCGCGTTCACGTCCATGCCACCAGGTTAGGCACGCGATCGGTCCTGGCCACAGCTATCGAGGTGCGACCTCGAACACTCGTCGCCCAGAGTTCACCTTGGAGCCAGTAGTGGTTCATTTGGGGTGCCGGAAATCGACGCGTACGGGGCGGAGCGTGGCACCGTGGGGTTCGCAGCACCGGTTCCACGGCCGGTCGGCGCCGGTGCAGCAGCCGGTTCCGACCCGGTTCGCGGCCGGTTCTGGCCCCCGGAACCGAACCCGAACCCCAAGCACGACGTACGAGAGGGAACCCTGATGCGGGACGCGTACCACGAGGAACTGGACTCGATCGGCGACAGCCTGGTGGAGATGGCCCGGCTGGTCGGGTCGGCGATCGGACGCGCCACGACCGCCATTCTCGACGCCGACCTGAAGCTCGCCGAGAGCGTCATCGAGGCCGACAAGAGGGTCGACGAGCTCCAGCACGACCTGGAGGCACGGGCGATAGCGCTGCTGGCCCGGCAGCAGCCGGTGGCGACGGACCTGCGGATCGTGGTCACGTCGCTGCGGATGTCTGCCGACCTGGAGCGCTCCGGCGACCTGGCCCAGCACGTGGCCAAGCTGGCGCGGCTGCGCTTCCCGAACCGCGCGGTCCCGCAGGACCTGCACGCCACCATCCTGGAGATGGGCCAGCTCGCGCAGCGCCTGATGGCGAAGGCGGCGGAGGTCGTCGTCACCAAGGACGTCGACCTCGCCCTCCAGCTGGAGTCGGACGACGACGCGATGGACCTCCTGCACCGCACCCTCTTCCAGCACCTGCTGGACGACCGCTGGAAGCACGGCATCGAGACGGCCGTCGACGTCACGCTGCTGGGCCGCTACTACGAGCGCTTCGCCGACCACGCGGTGGCCGTCGCCAAGCGCGTGGTGTTCCTGGTGACGGGCGAGCACGCGGACGAGCTCCAGCCGGAGATCCAGCCGGACATCCAGCCGCCGACCGCAGCGGGCACGGGGACGGCGGCCGAGGGGGCCTGAGCCCGACGGCGACCGCCTGTGACGGCTGACCGCGGGGTCGGACCCTGACGGGTGACCGCGGGGTCGGACCCTGCCGGGTGACCGCGGGGTCGGACCGTGACGGGTGACCGCGGGGTGCTCCGCCAGGGCGTATCGGATCCCCTCAGGGCGTGCGCAAGCCACTGTGCGCCGTTGAGCCGTTGATGCGCCCAGCGGAACGGGCATGCAATGGGCACAGGTCCTACGCCTCCGGGAGGAACCCATGGCCGAGTCCCCCATCACTCCCACGCCCGACCCCGCACAGGAACGCCCGACCGAGCAGCCCGCCGAGATCAGGAACCTGATGCTCATCGGCGCGTGCGGCTGCGGTTCCGGGTGCGGCTGCGGGTGCCAGTCGGGCAACCCCTGCCAGTGCGGCTGAAGACGCACGACGAACGCACGACGAACGTATGCGGACGAGGGGCCCGGTGCCGATATCGGCACCGGGCCCCTCGTCCGCATGTCCGGGCCGCTCCTCGTCCGGTCGCCGCGCGGGGAGCGCGAGCGCAGCATGGAAGTGCGGGCGCGCAAGCGCAGGCACACACAGGCACGGCGACTGGAAGGGGGCGGGCAGTCATGACCCGCTTCATGGACGTCCACCACGACATGCAGGGCATCACCGCCGACCAGCTCCTCGAGGCCCACCGGGCGGACCTCGCCATCGAGGGCGAAGAGGGCGTGCACTTCGACCGGGCCTGGGCGGACCCGGAGTCCGGAACCGTCTACTGCCTCTCCGAGGCGCCCTCGGCGGAGGCCGTCCTCCGCGTCCACGAGCGCACCGGCCACATGGCGGACGAGATCCACCCGGTGCCGCTGACGGTGTGAGATCGCTCGGAGCGTCCGCCGAAGGGCACGGCGCTCGAAGGGCGCGGCGCTCGGCTCTCGAAGTGCGCCGGCTCGGGTCAGGAGGGCTTGACCCGCGATACGGCGGTGACGGTCACCTTGTTGTCGCACTCCGCGAACTGGCCGTCGTCCAAGGCGACTTGATACTTCCCCGCCCCCGGCAGTCCGATGACGAGGGTGGGGTACACCACGGGCTCCGCACCGGATTCGCAGAACCCGTCGGCCTCCCCCTGCACCTGTACGAAGGTCAGCT
The sequence above is a segment of the Streptomyces asoensis genome. Coding sequences within it:
- a CDS encoding response regulator transcription factor; this encodes MTRVLVVEDEESFSDALSYMLRKEGFEVAIAATGPDGLDEFERNGADLVLLDLMLPGLPGTEVCRQLRGRSNVPVIMVTAKDSEIDKVVGLEIGADDYVTKPFSSRELVARIRAVLRRRGEPEEVTPAALEAGPVRMDVDRHVVTVSGSKVDLPLKEFDLLEMLLRNAGRVLTRMQLIDRVWGADYVGDTKTLDVHVKRLRAKIEPDPGAPRYLVTVRGLGYKFEP
- a CDS encoding DUF461 domain-containing protein; the encoded protein is MSSSLRRGALAASAIAFSIASLAACGAGNDSQTLEIKPDNAATSVGDIKLQNVIVITQPDLESTGPAVISATVFNSGSTAQTLESITLDGGKSAELSPAKGKGKLTVPAGGSVVIGGANNASAVLSSSREAVKDGDAQKVTFTFSETGEVSLRAFVVPAESYFSKWGPTDIPSAAASPSASASASPSGSASGAAAEGGTSESGSASPSDTASASASESAAGH
- the phoU gene encoding phosphate signaling complex protein PhoU, giving the protein MRDAYHEELDSIGDSLVEMARLVGSAIGRATTAILDADLKLAESVIEADKRVDELQHDLEARAIALLARQQPVATDLRIVVTSLRMSADLERSGDLAQHVAKLARLRFPNRAVPQDLHATILEMGQLAQRLMAKAAEVVVTKDVDLALQLESDDDAMDLLHRTLFQHLLDDRWKHGIETAVDVTLLGRYYERFADHAVAVAKRVVFLVTGEHADELQPEIQPDIQPPTAAGTGTAAEGA
- a CDS encoding SCO4226 family nickel-binding protein, producing MTRFMDVHHDMQGITADQLLEAHRADLAIEGEEGVHFDRAWADPESGTVYCLSEAPSAEAVLRVHERTGHMADEIHPVPLTV
- a CDS encoding sensor histidine kinase — its product is MDVNAAVAAAAAIAGVLTGVIAMLAFRWSEREQKRPTRTSLHTDPVLPPGVDTVLSVLRSSAVVLDEADAVVKASSAAYALGLVRGGRLSVEPMLKMARDTRRDGEIRQVELDLPRRGTGRGEALAVSARVAPLGSRLVLLLVEDLTEARRIEAVRRDFVANVSHELKTPVGALSLLSEAVMDASEDPEAVERFAGRMQIEATRLTSLVQELIDLSRVQNDDPLEDAEPVGIDELVAEAVDRCRHQAGTKQITMAAGGTADLRVFGNRGQLAAALGNLVENAVNYSPARTRVGIAARRVSAPGGDLIEIAVTDQGIGISDKDKERIFERFYRVDPARSRQTGGTGLGLAIVKHVAASHGGEVTVWSAENQGSTFTLRLPEAGVARDRAQQHPDPDEVDDIDDIDDIDDADGLDEVGHSSPHRSTQTPPRASSPDSSAYRTLSAPEVLP